One window of Ailuropoda melanoleuca isolate Jingjing chromosome 3, ASM200744v2, whole genome shotgun sequence genomic DNA carries:
- the LOC100466380 gene encoding protocadherin gamma-A11 isoform X21, with the protein MGNWLLRLDRSGLVLLYIFLKTLQESGAGHIRYSVPEETDKGFFVGNISKDLGLELWELAERRVRIISRDRMQLFALNPRSGSLITAGRLDREELCETLSSCFLNIEILVEDTLKIYGVEVEIMDVNDNAPSFQEAEIEIKVSEHATPGSRFPLPSARDPDVGMNSLQRYQLNPNRYFSLQMRGGTDGAKNPELVLEGSLDREKEAAHHLLLTAFDGGDPIHQGAVAIHVVVLDVNDHVPKFTQSVYRVSIPENLSSGTRVLMVNATDPDEGINGEVVYSFQNMESKTSEIFQLDSQTGEVLIRGSLDFEKYRFYEMEIQGQDGGGLSTTAKMLITVVDVNDNAPEITITSSTNSVLENSPPGTVIALLNVQDQDSGENGQVSCFVPNSLPFKLEKTYGNYYKLITTRMLDREQVQSYNITLIATDQGFPPLSTETHISLNVADDNDNPPTFADSSYSVYIPENNARGASFFSVMAIDLDSSENSQVTYSLVEDTIQGAPLSSYVSINSDTGTLYALRSFDYEQFRDLQLWVTAQDSGNPPLSSNVSVRIFVLDQNDNAPEILYPALPTDGSTGVELAPRSAEPGYLVTKVVAVDRDSGQNAWLSYRLLKASEPGLFAVGLHTGEVRTARALLDRDALKQSLVVAVQDHGQPPLSATVTLTVAVADSIPDVLADLGSIRTPGDPDDSDLTLYLVVAVAAVSCVFLAFVIVLLALRLRRWHASRLLQASGGGLVGVPASHFVGVDGVRAFLQTYSQEVSLTTDSRKSHVIFPQPNYADTLVSQESCEKSEPLLIAEDSAAGLGNLDSTNNQILASSPYD; encoded by the coding sequence ATGGGAAATTGGCTACTGCGCCTGGACCGCAGCGGGCTGGTCCTCCTGTACATTTTCCTGAAGACGCTGCAGGAGTCTGGGGCAGGGCACATCCGATACTCGGTGCCCGAAGAGACAGACAAAGGCTTCTTCGTGGGCAATATTTCCAAGGACCTGGGGCTGGAACTCTGGGAGCTGGCGGAACGCAGAGTCCGCATCATCTCTAGAGATAGGATGCAGCTTTTCGCTCTGAATCCGCGAAGTGGCAGCTTGATCACTGCAGGTAGGTTAGACCGGGAGGAGCTCTGTGAGACACTgtcttcctgttttttaaatatagagataCTTGTGGAGGATACCCTGAAGATTTACGGAGTGGAGGTGGAAATAATGGATGTTAATGATAACGCCCCCAGCTTCCAGGAGGCGGAAATAGAGATAAAAGTCAGTGAGCACGCAACTCCGGGATCGAGATTTCCCCTTCCTAGCGCTAGGGATCCAGATGTGGGAATGAACTCCCTCCAGCGCTACCAGCTCAATCCTAATAGATACTTTTCCTTACAAATGCGAGGTGGAACGGATGGGGCCAAGAATCCCGAACTAGTGCTGGAGGGGAGTCTGGACCGAGAGAAAGAGGCTGctcaccacctcctcctcacAGCCTTCGATGGAGGGGATCCCATCCACCAGGGTGCTGTTGCCATTCATGTGGTGGTCCTCGACGTAAATGACCATGTACCAAAGTTTACACAGTCTGTATATCGAGTGAGTATTCCTGAGAATCTCAGCTCTGGAACTCGGGTGCTCATGGTAAATGCAACTGATCCAGATGAGGGAATCAATGGGGAAGTGGTGTATTCATTCCAGAACATGGAAAGCAAAACTTCTGAAATATTCCAGTTGGATTCTCAAACTGGAGAAGTCTTAATACGAGGGTCTctggattttgaaaaatatagattCTATGAAATGGAAATTCAAGGCCAAGATGGTGGAGGTCTCTCCACCACTGCTAAGATGTTGATCACTGTTGTGGATGTGAATGATAATGCTCCAGAAATAACTATCACATCTTCTACTAATTCAGTTCTGGAAAACTCTCCTCCAGGTACAGTTATTGCTCTTCTAAATGTGCAAGATCAAGACTCTGGGGAAAATGGTCAAGTTTCATGTTTTGTTCCCAACAGTCTGCCTTTTAAGTTGGAAAAGACTTACGGAAATTATTACAAGTTGATAACAACCAGAATGCTGGACAGGGAGCAGGTCCAGAGCTATAATATAACACTGATAGCCACAGATCAGGGATTTCCGCCCTTGTCTACAGAAACTCACATTTCACTAAATGTAGCAGATGACAATGATAACCCTCCCACTTTTGCTGACTCATCTTACTCCGTCTACATTCCTGAAAACAATGCcaggggagcctccttcttctcAGTGATGGCGATAGATCTGGACAGCAGTGAGAACTCCCAGGTCACTTATTCCTTGGTGGAAGATACCATCCAGGGAGCACCTTTATCCTCCTACGTCTCCATCAACTCAGACACTGGCACCCTGTATGCACTGCGCTCCTTTGACTATGAACAGTTCCGCGACCTGCAACTGTGGGTGACAGCACAGGACAGCGGGAACCCACCACTCAGCAGCAATGTGTCTGTTAGAATATTTGTGCTGGACCAGAATGACAATGCCCCTGAAATCCTTTACCCTGCTCTCCCCACTGACGGTTCCACCGGCGTGGAGCTGGCACCCCGATCCGCAGAGCCCGGCTACCTGGTCACCAAGGTGGTGGCGGTGGACAGAGACTCTGGCCAGAACGCCTGGCTGTCCTACCGCCTGCTCAAGGCCAGCGAGCCAGGGCTCTTCGCGGTGGGGCTGCACACGGGCGAGGTGCGCACGGCGCGGGCCCTGCTGGACAGAGACGCGCTCAAGCAGAGCCTGGTGGTGGCGGTGCAGGACCACGGCCAGCCCCCTCTCTCGGCCACCGTCACGCTCACCGTGGCCGTGGCCGACAGCATCCCGGACGTCCTGGCCGATCTGGGCAGCATCAGGACCCCCGGCGACCCAGACGATTCGGACCTCACGCTCTACCTGGTGGTGGCGGTGGCCGCAGTGTCCTGCGTCTTCCTCGCCTTTGTCATCGTGCTGCTGGCGCTCAGGCTGAGGCGCTGGCACGCGTCGCGCCTGCTCCAGGCTTCAGGAGGCGGGCTGGTGGGCGTGCCGGCCTCGCACTTTGTGGGCGTGGACGGGGTGCGGGCTTTCCTGCAGACCTATTCTCAGGAGGTCTCGCTGACCACGGACTCTCGGAAGAGTCACGTGATCTTCCCCCAGCCCAACTATGCGGACACACTCGTCAGCCAGGAGAGCTGTGAGAAAAGCGAACCACTCTTGATAGCTGAAGATTCAGCTGCTGGTTTAGGCAATCTTGACTCCACGAATAATCAG